The following is a genomic window from Pseudomonas promysalinigenes.
GGTGAGCTTCGAGATCGACTTCGATCACCCGGTCCTCAAGGGCCAGACCCAGAGTGCGGTCGTCGACTTTTCCAGCACGTCGTTCGTGAAGGAAGTCAGCCGCGCCCGTACTTTCGGCTTCATGCGTGACATCGAGTACCTGCGCAAGCACAACCTTGCGCTCGGTGGCAGTGTCGAGAACGCCATCGTGGTCGACGAGACCGGTGTGCTCAACGAAGACGGCCTTCGTTCGGATGACGAATTCGTCAAGCACAAGATCCTCGACGCCATTGGCGACCTTTACCTGCTGGGCAACAGCCTGATCGGCGAGTTCAAGGGCTACAAGTCCGGCCACGCGCTGAACAACCAGCTGCTGCGTAAGCTCATCGAAGAAACCGATGCCTGGGAAGTGGTTACATTCGAAGATGCCAGTACGGCACCGATCTCCTACATGCGCCCTGTTGCGGCAGTGTAAGTTCGAACACTCTCTCTAGTGTCATCAAGGCCACCTTCGGGTGGCCTTTTTTATGGTGTTTGTCTGGGGTTGTGCGCGTGTGCGGATATCGAGCGCCAGCATAATACCCAAGGCAAGCGCCCCTAGCCCTTACCCTTCGCATGTGCCGCCAGCCGTTGCAGAGCAGCGCGCAACTTGGGGTCGGCGATGCCTTCAGCGGAATCGCGGATGCTCTGGGCGGCGCTGTTCGACAGCTCGGTCGTGTTGCCGCCGCGCTTGGCAGGCACCAACGGTGGCTGAACCTTGTACAGGATGCGTTGCAAGTTGCCGAACGCTTCCAAGGTTTGTAACTGGCGCTGCAAGCGCTTCTGCTGGTAGCGCAGACGAGTCGCCCAATGGCCATCGGTCACCACTAGCAGCAGCGTGCCATCACGCCATGAGGCCACATGGCAATGCTCCCTTGCAGCCGGCTGCAACTGGCTTTCCAGCAAGCGCTGTAGGTGCTCCAGACGCTCAGCCTGGTTCAGCAACAGGCGTAACGGGCGGTTCTGACGTAGCAGTGCGGCAGGCGGCTGGGCGGGTGTGGGTTTGAAAGCCATGGTGGTTTGCATCAAGTTACAAGATCGCCAGTCTAACATCCCCGTGGTCGGTGCTGGCCTTAATGACACGTTTCATCAACCTGCGGGTTGAACTCAGGGAAAATGCCCCTATCTTAGAAAAGCCCCCGCCTAAGCGCTGTGCCAGCATCGTGGCAATCGACCACTTTCCTCACCATCGTTTCCGGGTAGAATGCTCGTTCGCATGCGGCCTCAGGGCTGCACGGGCGACTCATGGGGCCGCCCTCCATCCCTACGTGTGGAAGATCCTGCCGATATGTTTGCGCCTTTGTTAAAAAAACTTTTTGGAAGCAAGAACGAGCGTGAAGTCAAACGCATGCTCAAGACGGTAACGATCGTCAATGCCTTCGAAGAGAAAATGGTGGCCCTCTCCGACGAGCAGCTGCGCGCCAAGACCGCAGAGTTCAAGGAGCGCCTGGCCAAAGGCGAGACGCTGGACCAATTGCTGCCTGAAGCCTTCGCTGTCGCCCGTGAGGCTGGTAAGCGTGTAATGGGCATGCGCCACTTCGACGTGCAGCTAATCGGCGGCATGACCCTGCACGAGGGCATGATCGCAGAAATGCGTACCGGTGAAGGCAAGACCTTGGTCGGTACCTTGGCCGTTTACCTCAACGCCTTGTCTGGCAAGGGCGTGCACGTGGTCACTGTGAACGACTACCTGGCTCGCCGAGACGCCAACTGGATGCGCCCCCTGTACGAATTCCTCGGCCTGTCCGTGGGCATCGTTTCAGCCTTCCAGCCGCCTGAAGAAAAGCGCGCAGCCTACGCTGCCGACATCACCTACGGCACCAACAACGAATTCGGCTTCGACTACCTGCGCGACAACATGGCGTTCAGCCAGGAAGAGAAGTTCCAGCGTGACCTCAACTTCGCGGTCATCGACGAAGTCGATTCGATCCTCATCGACGAAGCGCGCACCCCGCTGATCATCTCCGGCCAGGCCGAAGACAGCTCCAAGCTGTATATCGAGATCAACCGCCTGATCCCGCGCCTGACCCAGCACATCGAAGAAGTCGAAGGCCAGGTCACCCAGGAAGGCCATTACACCATCGATGAGAAGAGCCGCCAGGTCGAACTCAACGAAGCCGGTCACCAGTACATCGAAGAGATGCTGACCCAGGCCGGCCTGCTGGCCGAGGGCGAAAGCCTCTACTCGGCCCACAACCTGGGCCTGCTGACCCATGTCTACGCCGGCCTGCGTGCGCACAAGCTGTTCCACCGCAACGTCGAGTACATCGTTCAAGACGGCCAGGTGCTGCTGATCGATGAACACACGGGTCGCACCATGCCGGGCCGTCGTTTGTCCGAGGGCCTGCACCAAGCCATCGAAGCGAAGGAAAACCTGAATATTCAGGCCGAAAGCCAGACCTTGGCTTCGACCACCTTCCAGAACTACTTCCGCCTGTACAGCAAGCTGTCCGGTATGACCGGTACCGCAGACACCGAGGCTTTCGAGTTCGCCCAGATCTACTCGCTCAACGTGATGGTCATTCCGCCGAACAAGCCGCTCGCGCGTAAGGACTTCAACGACCTGGTGTACCTGACCGCCGACGAGAAGTACGCCGCGATCATCGCTGACATCAAAGAGAGCATGACCCAGGGCCGTCCGATCCTGGTGGGTACTGCCACCATCGAAACGTCCGAGCACATGTCGAACCTGCTGAAGAAGGAAGGGATCGACCACAAGGTACTGAACGCCAAGTACCACGAGAAGGAAGCCGAGATCATCGCTCAAGCCGGTGCTCCGGGTGCGCTGACCATCGCTACCAACATGGCTGGCCGTGGTACCGACATTCTGCTGGGCGGTAACTGGGAAGCCGAAGTGGCTGCCCTGGATAACCCGACCCCCGAGCAGATTGCTCAGATCAAGGCCGACTGGCAGAAGCGTCACCAGCAGGTCATTCAAGCCGGTGGCCTGCATGTGATCGCCTCCGAGCGCCATGAGTCGCGCCGTATCGACAACCAGCTGCGGGGCCGTTCTGGCCGTCAGGGCGACCCGGGTTCCAGCCGCTTCTACCTGTCGCTGGAAGACAGCCTGATGCGCATCTTCGCCTCTGACCGGGTGAAGAACTTCATGAAGGCGTTGGGTATGCAGTCCGGCGAGGCCATCGAGCACCGCATGGTCACCAACGCCATCGAAAAAGCCCAGCGCAAGGTCGAGGGCCGCAACTTCGACATTCGCAAACAGCTGCTCGAATACGATGACGTGGCCAACGAACAGCGCAAGGTGATCTACCACATGCGCAACAGCCTTTTGGCGGCGGAAAACATCGGCGACACCATCGTCGAGTTCCGCAAGGAAGTCCTGGACGCCACCATCAGCCAGCATATCCCGCCGCAGTCGCTGCCTGAGCAGTGGGATGTAGCCGGCCTGGAAGCGTCGCTGGCCAGCGACTTCGCCATCAAACTGCCGATTCAGCAGTGGTTGGACGAGGACGATCGTCTCTACGAAGAAACCCTGCGCGATAAGCTGCTGCACGAAATCACCACGGCGTACACCGAGAAGGAAGACCAGGCCGGCCTCGATGCCCTGCGTACCTTCGAGAAGCAGATCCTGTTGCGTGTGCTCGACGATCTGTGGAAAGACCACCTGTCGACCATGGACCACCTGCGTCACGGTATTCACCTGCGTGGCTATGCCCAGAAGAACCCGAAGCAAGAGTACAAGCGCGAGTCGTTTACCCTGTTCCAGGAACTGCTCGAGTCGATCAAGCGCGACACCATCCGTGTGCTGTCACATGTTCAGGTGCGCCGCGAAGACCCTGTCGAAGAAGAGGCACGCCTGCGTCGCGAAGCCGAAGAACTGGCCAGCCGCATGCAGTTCCAGCACGCCGAGGCACCAGGCCTTGAAAATGATCAGTTGGCCGAGGAGGGCGCCGAGGTTGCGGTCGCTGCTGCCCCGGTGCGTAATGACCTCAAGCTGGGCCGCAACGAGCCGTGCTGGTGTGGTTCGGGCAAGAAGTTCAAGCATTGCCATGGTCAGATCGAGTGACCTGACCTGATTGCTGTATCGTGACAACCCTGGGGGCCGCATTGCGGCCCCCTTTTTCCATATTCACCGTTTTCTAGGAGCGCTCTAATGGCTGTTGGTCTTGGTCCCTTGCCCACCCTGCACCCGGTTCCGGGTTTTGAACTCGGCATCGCTTCTGCCGGCATCAAGCGCCCTGGGCGCAAGGATGTGGTGGTCATGCGCTGTGCCGAAGGCTCCAGCGTGGCTGGCGTGTTCACCCTCAACGCCTTCTGCGCCGCGCCGGTGATCTTGTCCAAGCAACGCGTACAAGGCACTGTGCGCTACCTGCTGACCAACACCGGCAATGCCAACGCCGGTACCGGCGCACCGGGCCTGGCAGCTGCCGAGCGTACCTGTGCCAAGCTGGCCGAGCTGGCTGGGGTGCCGGCCGAATCGGTATTGCCATTCTCCACCGGCGTAATCGGTGAGCCATTGCCGGTCGAGAAGATCGAAGGCGCACTGCAGGCGGCCCTGAACGATCTGTCGGAGAACAACTGGGCAGAAGCCGCTACCGGCATCATGACCACCGATACCCTGCCCAAAGGGGCCAGTCGTCAATTCCAGCACGAGGGCGTTACCGTCACCGTCACCGGTATCAGCAAAGGCGCTGGCATGATCCGTCCGAACATGGCCACCATGCTCGGCTACATCGCTACTGACGCCAAGGTCGCTCCGGCGGTGCTCAAGGATTTGATGCTCGATGGTGCCAACAAGTCGTTCAACCGCATCACCATCGATGGCGACACCTCGACCAACGATTGCTGCATGCTGATCGCCACCGGCAAGGCCAACCTGCCGGAAGTCACCGAGGCCAGTGGTGCGTTGTTCGAAGCGCTGAAAAAGGCCGTGTTCGAAGTGTGCATGGAAGTGGCCCAGGCCATCGTGCGTGATGGCGAAGGCGCCACAAAGTTCGTCACCGTGCAGGTCAACGGTGGTGGCAACCATCAGGAGTGCCTGGATGTCGGTTACGCGGTAGCGCATTCGCCGCTGATCAAGACCGCGCTGTTCGCCTCCGACCCTAACTGGGGCCGTATTCTGGCGGCGGTGGGCCGTGCTGGCGTGCCAGCGCTGGATGTCAGCCTGATCGACGTTTACCTGGGAGAGGTGTGCATCGCCAGCCAAGGCGGTCGTAGCCCGAGCTACACCGAAGCGCAGGGCGCTGCTGTGATGGCCCAGGAAGAGATCACCATCCGTATCGAGTTGGGTCGCGGCCAGTGCAGCGAAACCATCTGGACGACCGACCTGTCCCACGAGTACGTGAAGATCAACGCCGAATACCGCACCTGATCCACCTGGGGTCGCGTGGCGGCCCCAACCCCCAAGCAATCGAGCCGGCATGCTGGCTGGCGGAGTGTGAAGGTTGAAACGAATTCATGTAGTAGCCGCGGTGATCCGCGGTGGTGACGGCCGCATCCTGATTGCGCGCCGCGCCGATTCTCAGCACCAGGGAGGCCTTTGGGAGTTCCCTGGCGGCAAGGTGGAGCAGGGCGAAAGCGTCGAAGCGGCGTTGGCTCGTGAGCTGCGCGAAGAATTGGGCATCGAGGTTAGCCGCTCGCGCGCGTTGATCAAGGTCAGCCACGATTACCCGGATAAGCAGGTGCTGCTGGATGTCCGTGAGGTCGATGCGTTCACCGGTGAGCCCCACGGCGCTGAAGGCCAACCTGTGGCCTGGGTTGCGCCACGGGACCTTCCTCAATACGCGTTTCCCGAGGCCAACAAGCCGATCGTCGCCGCTGCGCGCTTACCGGACCAGTACCTGATTACCCCCGATGGCCTGGAGGTGCCGCAACTGCTCAAGGGTATCCAGAAGGCCGTGGCCAGTGGCATTGGCCTGATTCAGTTACGCGCGCCAGACATGTACGACCCCAAGTACCGTGATGTAGCCGTGGACGCGGTCGGCCTTTGCGCCGGCAAGGCGCAACTGATGCTCAAAGGCCCGTTGGAGTGGCTCGGCGACTTTCCGTCAGCGGGCTGGCACCTGACTGCCGCGCAACTGCGCAAGTATGCAGCTAACGGCCGCCCGTTTCCCCAGGAGCGCTGGCTAGCCGCATCTTGCCACAGCGCCGAGGAGTTGGCCTTGGCTGCGCAGATGGGCGTGGATTTCGTTACGCTTTCACCGGTTCAGGCGACCCAGACTCATCCGCAGGCTGTGCCGCTGGGCTGGGATGAAGCACAGCGGTTGATTGCTGGCTTCAACCTGCCGGTTTACCTGCTGGGCGGCGTTGGTCCGGCGCAGCGAGACCAGGCGTGGGAGGTTGGCGCACAGGGTGTGGCGGGAATCCGCGCCTTCTGGCCAGACGCTTGAGTATTCGGGGCCGCGCAGCGGCCCCAGTCATCTCAGCCTTGAGGCTTTGCTGCAGGCTGCCACAGGACTTCGGCAATGCCTTGGCGCCGCCCGATGATCCGTGCTGCCACGAACAGCAGATCGGACAGCCTGTTGATGTAAGCCAAACCCACCCCCTGCAATGGCTCCAGCGCATTCAATTGCTGGCAGCGCCGCTCCGCACTGCGCGCCAGGCTGCGGCACACGTGGGCCTGTGCCACCAGCGCCGAACCGCTGGGGAGTATGAAGTTCTTCAGGGGCCCCAACTCTTCGTTCCACACATCGATCGCCGCCTCCAGTCGTTCGACCTCAGCCTGGTCGAGGGCCTGATAGCTGGGCATCGCCAACTCGCCCCCCAGGTCGAACAGGCGGTGCTGGCAAGGCGCCAGGACAGCGCTGAGTTCTTCAAGCCCCTGCTCGGCAAGCCCGGCCAGTAATAGCCCAAGCTGGCTGTTGAGGCTGTCCACCTCACCAATCGCTTCGACCCTTGGGTGGTCCTTGGGTACGCGCCGGCCGTCACCCAGGCCGGTTTCGCCTTGGTCGCCAGTACGGGTATAGATCTTCGACAGGCGATAGCCCATGTCATGCCTCCGTGTCGTTCGGCGCCGCCGATGAGGGCTGGCCGAGGGGCAGGCGCAGGGTGAAACAGGTGCCCTGGCCGGGCGAGGAATGCACTTCCATCTGCCCCTTGTGGTTGTTGGTAATGATGAAATAAGAAACCGATAGGCCAAGCCCGGTCCCCTGGCCGATTTCCTTGGTGGTGAAAAATGGCTCGAAGGTGCGTTTACGCACGGTTTCAGGCATGCCGACGCCGTTGTCCTCGACCTGAATCTCGGCCCAGGGTGGATTGAGCCGAGTACGCAAGGTGATACGCCCTGGCTCGCATGGCTGAGGGCGCTGATGGATGGCCTGGGCAGCATTCTTGAGCAGGTTCAACAGCACCTGCTCCAGCTCGTTGGCCGTGCATGGCACCGGGCCCAGATTGGGGTCGAACTGGCGGACGATGGCCTGGCCCTTGAAATCGAAGCCAATGGTCAGGTCGAAGTCGTTGCTGGCGATTTCCACTGCCTGGTCGATCAGCGCGGGTAGCTCGCATGGCACCAGTTGGCGGTTGCTGCGGCGGCTGAAACTGAGCATGTGGGTCACTATCTTCGCCGCGCGCGCCCCGGCCTGTTGGATGCCGTCTAGCAGTTGCGGCACTTCGCGGTGCTCCAGGTAGCGGTTGACGCTCGGCAAATCGATGCCCAGCTCGCTGGCCTGCTCTTGGTTGCGCGGCAGCTCGGGTGACAGGCGCCGGCGAATGTTTTGCACGTTGTGCAGGATGGCGCCGAGCGGGTTGTTGATTTCGTGCGCCATACCGGCGGCCAGGCCGCCGACCGAGAGCATTTTTTCCGACTGGACCATCATCTCTTCCAGCGACAGGCGCTGGGTGATGTCGTCGATGCGGATAACCACGCCACGGCCGCCGCCGCCCATCAGTGGGTAGAAGGTCAAGGCGTAGTGGCGCAGGTCGTCGTCCTTGGGCCAAGTGACCCGCTCGATTTTCGCTACCCGGTGCTTCTCGACGCTTTCCTTGAGCTGGGGCAGGAACGGCTTGAGCGGCTCGAACGCGATGAAGATCGGCTGGTTCAGCGCCTGGTCCAGGGGAGTGCCGGAAAGCACCGTGGCTTCGTGGTTCCATTGGGTGACGTAGAGCTGTTCGTCGAGCGCGATCAGGGCCGAAGGCATGGAGTCGATGATGCTGTTGAGGTAGTTCTGAAACCCCGTGAGCTTCTTCTCGATCTTGCTGCGTACCTGAACTTCCAGCTCCAGCTTGCGGTTGGTATGGCGGGTTTCTTCGGCCAGGCCCTGGGCCTGATCATAGGCGGTTTGGAACTCGTCGCGGGTGCGCTTGAGCTGCTGCTCGCGTGCTTCGATGCGTGAGAGCATGGTGTTGAACGCATCGGCCAGGCTGCCGATTTCATCGTCATTGCCGCGCTTGGCACGCAGGGCATAGCTTTCCTCGCGGGTGACTTGGCGGCTCAGTTCCTCGAGTTGGTTGATCGGCTGGGTGATCAGCCGTTTTATCTGCCGGGCAATGACCAGCCACAGTAAAATGCTGAACACCAGTATCGCAAGGCTCGCGCTGAGGGTGCCGGTGTAGAACGCGGTGGGCAGTTCACTGCTGGCGACCAGCAACAGGTGTGCCGGTGGGCTGGCATCGCGCGGAATGCGGATCAACTGGGTGCTGCGAAACTCCATCAGGCGCCAACCGTCGATGTTGCGGTAGCGCTTGGGCAGGACCATGGGCTCGCCGTGCTGCAGCTGCGCCAGCATCTTGCCGTCACCGCCGTAAAGCGCGGCGGCGCGTAGCGGGGTATAGCTGTCCAGCTCTTTGAGCAAAGCAGTGGCGGTTTCGCTCGAGTCGGCAGCGCGGGCAGAGAGCTGCGGGTTGGCGACAAGCTTGCCGATGGTCTGCAACGCCTGCGGCGCCATGCTGTCCTGGGTGATCCAGTACGCGGCGCTGATGAAGGCCAGATTGGCCACCAGCAGGATAGTCACCAGCAGTACCAGTAGGGCCGCCAGCAGTTTTTGCCCGACCGGGAGGTTTTCCAGGCGTTGGCGCAGGCTCATGGGTAAGGCAATGTCCCTATGGGTTGAGATCACGCGCTGGGCAAACCACGCGCTCGCAGGTTATCGACCAGACGCTGATGCAGGTGTTCCAGCTGTGGCACGCGCATACCGTGGCGCGCTGCTGCTCGGCAAACGTGCCCCAGCAAGTAATGCACTTCAGTACGTCGACCAGCGCGTACGTCCTGGTACATGGAAGAGTAGTTGGCAGCCGTTGCCAGGATTACCCGCTGAACCTCTTCGTCAAGATCCCTGGCAGCCAGTGGCTGACCGCAGTGGCGCAGCAACGCGGCCAGTTCAGTGCTCAGCGCCTCGACTTCGTCCAGATGCCCGAGCAGCCCTCCGTTCTGGCAGTCGTGCAGAACGGTCAATGGGTTGATGGCACAGTTGAGCGCCAGTTTACGCCAGAGCCGACTAAGGATGTCGGGCGTCCATTGAGCAGGGATGCCGGCCTCGCCAAGGTCTGTGAACCATGGCGGCGGGGTAGGATTGGTCGGGTCGCCCAGCCAGTTGAAACCGTGGCCGGCAAAGCGTACTCGCCAGTCGTCTTCGCGAAATGCGCCTTCGGTACTGGAGGCGAAAACGCAACGCGCCAGTGGCGCTCGTTCAGCGACTTCGTCCTGGCTCCCCAGGCCATTTTGCAGCAATACCAGGTCTGCGCCTGCCACCAGGCGCGGCGCCAGGGCAGCGATGGCGGGGGCGGCGTCGTAGGCCTTGCAGGCCACCAGCAGGCGATGAATGGGGCCACCGGACTCGGCCGTTTCGGCCGGGATGGCGTACAGGCTGGCCCGATCCTGTTCGAGCAGGGTCAGGCCACCGGCCTGCTGGTAGGCCTGCAGGCGCTGTGCATCGCGTAGGATCAGGCGGACTGCTTTGCCTGCGCGGGCCAGCCGGCAGGCCCAGAGGCTACCGAGGCTACCGGCGCCGAGAATATGCCAGGTGCTGCTCATCTGCGTTTCGCAACCCGTTATAATGAGCCGGCATTTTAACCCCCTTACACCGACGCGCTCCATGTTCAGACTGAGCGCGCTTTCATTTTATGGAGACAACCCATGCCTTCGTTCGACGTGGTATCGGAACTGGACAAGCACGAAGTGCAGAACGCCGTCGATAACGCTATCAAGGACCTCGACCGCCGCTATGACCTCAAAGGCAAGGGCAGCTTCGAGTTCAAGGACAAGGAACAGACCGTCGTACTGACCGCCGAGGAAGAGTTCCAACTCGAAGCCATGTTGGAAATCCTGCGCCTGGCGCTGGTCAAGCGCAAGATCGACGTGAAGTGCCTGGAAACCAAAGACCCATATGCCTCGGGCAAGGAAAAGAAACAGGAAGCGAAGTTCCGCGAAGGCATCGACAAGGACCTGGCCAAGAAGATCGTCGCCACCATCAAGGACGGCAAGCTCAAGGTCCAGGCCGCCATCCAGGGCGAGCAGGTGCGCGTCACCGGCAAGAAGCGTGATGACCTGCAGGAAGCCATTGCCCTGCTGCGTACCAAGGAATTCGACATGCCGTTGCAGTTCAACAACTTCCGCGATTGATCGCGGCACCTGAAACCCTGATGGCGCAGCGTTGTCCATCGGGGTTCACGGCGGCTGCGACTTCAGCCGCCCGCTTTACTGTGTACGTGCCGTTTGGCATCAGGAGATGAATATGGATTTGAACGCCGAAGTTGACCATCTGGTACGCCAGACTCAGACCTGGGTGCCCTTGCTCATGGAATATGGCAGCCGCCTGCTGCTGGCACTGCTGACCCTGGCGGTCGGCTGGTGGATCATCAACAAGGTCAGCGCACGCCTGGGCAAATTGGTCGGCTTGCGTAATGCTGACCTCGCCTTGCAAGGCTTCATCAGCACCTTGTCGAACATCGTGCTCAAGATACTGCTGTTCGTCAGCGTGGCGTCGATGATCGGCATCGAAACCACCTCGTTCGTTGCCGCCATCGGTGCCGCTGGCCTGGCGATCGGCCTGGCCTTGCAGGGCAGCCTCGCGAACTTCGCAGGTGGCGTGCTGATCCTGATGTTCCGCCCGTTCCGCATCGGCGACTGGATCGAAGCGCAAGGCGTGGCGGGTACGGTCGACAGCATCCAGATCTTCCACACTGTGCTGCGCACCGGTGACAACAAGACGGTGATCATGCCCAACGGTTCGCTGTCCAACGGCATCATTACCAACACCAACCGCCAGCCCACGCGCAAGGTGGTGTTCGATGTGGGCGTGGACTACGAGGCCGACCTGCAAAAGGCCCGCAACGTGCTGTTGGAGCTGGCGCAGGACCCTCGTGTGCTGGCAGAACCTGCGCCTCAGGCAGTCGTCTCGACCTTGGGTGACAGTTCGATCACCGTTTCCCTGCGCCTGTGGACCAAAACCTCCGACTACTGGGACGTGATGTTCATGCTCAACGAACAGGCCCGTGACCGGTTGAAGGCCGAAGGCATCGATATCCCGTTCCCGCAGCGAGTGATTCGTGTCGTGCAGGAGACTGCCGCACAGTGACGCTAAGCCGGGGGTCGCAGCAGCGGCCCTCGGTGTTTTCACCCCCTCCTTACACTTGTTCACAGCATGTGTTGGCCTTTTCTGGCATATAGCCTGACCCCTCTTGCCTGTTCCGATACACCATCATGAAACCACTGCTCTACATCACGCCACTGCGGGCCTTGCTGTTCGGGCTGACCCTGGCGCTGTTCGAATTGCTCACCTACCTGGCCAGCGATGCCGTGATGCCGGCAATGCCGGTGGTGGTCGAGCACCTCAATGCCAGCCCCGAATACATCCCCCATGCGCTCAACCTGTATCTGCTCGGTGGCGTTGTATTGCAATGGCTGATTGGCCCGCTGGCCGACCGCTACGGCCGCCGCCCGCTGTTGCTGGCTGGCTGCGCATCATTCGGTTTTGCTTGCCTGGCCACCTACTGGGTGGACGATATCGGCCTGTTCAATCTGCTGCGCCTGCTGCAGGGCATCGGCCTGGGCTTTGTGGTAACCGTCAGCTACCCGGCGCTCAACGAGTCGTTCAGTGAAGCGGATGCGGTGCGCATGATGGCGCTGCTGGCCAATATCGCTTTGCTTTCGCCACTGCTCGGTCCACTGGTCGGCACCCTCATGCTGCAGTGGCTGGACTGGCGTTGGCTGTTCGTAGCCTTCGCCATGGGGGCCGTTGTGTGCTGGCTGCTACTGTACCGGCTGATGCCGGAAACCCTGGGTGTAGAGCGCCGCGACGGTTCGCGGCTGGCCTTTACGCCGATTCACCTGCTGCCGTTGCTTGCCGGTTACGGGCAGTTGCTGGGCAACCGCAAGTTCGTCGCAGGCAGTGCCGCGCTGGGGCTGGTGGGGCTGCCGCTGATTGGCTGGATCGGCCTGTCACCGGTGTTGCTGATCCATGACGAAGGGCTGAGCACCATGGCCTACGCACTCTGGCAATTGCCGGTTTTCGGCGGGTTGATCCTGGGTAATTTGATCATCAACCGCATCGCCGACCAATACCCGTTGGCAAGCCTTGTACGCGGGGCGCTGGCGCCCTATCTGGCCGGCCTGTGTGTAATGGTGCTGGCGACCTGGTTGTGGCCGACGGTCACCAGCGTGGTTGCCGGCATGTCGCTGTATGCGTTGGGGCTGGGTGTGGCCAACGCTGTTCTGTATCGCATGACGCTGTTCGCCAGCGAACAGAGCAAAGGGTTGGTATCGGCGATGTTGGGCATGATCACCATCGCCTTGCTGGGGCTTGGTGGCGCGTTGCTGGCGATGATTGGGGCGGGAGCGAGCCTGTTGCACTTTGCCCTGGCCGCTGGCCTGGCAGGGGCCCTGGCACTGTGGCCGCTTTGGTTCGTGGTGGGTGGGCGGCCTGGGGAAGGGGCGGTCGCTCAATAGTCTTGGCTGCCTAGGCCGGCTTCTTCGCGGTTGAACCCGCTTCTACAGGCAATGCACAGTGTCTAACGCTTGTGCATTGGCGGTAGAAGTGGGCTTTGCGGCGAAGAGGCGTGACCGCCTGCGAAAAGCGATCAAGGCTGCTCGGTGGCCGAGTTATTCACCGCAACCTGCTTTCCCCGGCCCGCCTCCTGCCACCAGTGCAGCGCGATCAGAATCAGCGTGGGCACCCCGAGTAGGGCGGTGATCAGGAAGAAGTCATGATAACCATACTTTTCCACCATCACCCCCGAATAACCGCCGATCAGGCGTGGCAGCAGCAGCATGATCGAGCTGAGCAGCGCGTATTGGGTGGCCGAGAACTTCAGGTTGGTGAGGCTCGAAAGGTAAGCG
Proteins encoded in this region:
- a CDS encoding sensor histidine kinase, translated to MSLRQRLENLPVGQKLLAALLVLLVTILLVANLAFISAAYWITQDSMAPQALQTIGKLVANPQLSARAADSSETATALLKELDSYTPLRAAALYGGDGKMLAQLQHGEPMVLPKRYRNIDGWRLMEFRSTQLIRIPRDASPPAHLLLVASSELPTAFYTGTLSASLAILVFSILLWLVIARQIKRLITQPINQLEELSRQVTREESYALRAKRGNDDEIGSLADAFNTMLSRIEAREQQLKRTRDEFQTAYDQAQGLAEETRHTNRKLELEVQVRSKIEKKLTGFQNYLNSIIDSMPSALIALDEQLYVTQWNHEATVLSGTPLDQALNQPIFIAFEPLKPFLPQLKESVEKHRVAKIERVTWPKDDDLRHYALTFYPLMGGGGRGVVIRIDDITQRLSLEEMMVQSEKMLSVGGLAAGMAHEINNPLGAILHNVQNIRRRLSPELPRNQEQASELGIDLPSVNRYLEHREVPQLLDGIQQAGARAAKIVTHMLSFSRRSNRQLVPCELPALIDQAVEIASNDFDLTIGFDFKGQAIVRQFDPNLGPVPCTANELEQVLLNLLKNAAQAIHQRPQPCEPGRITLRTRLNPPWAEIQVEDNGVGMPETVRKRTFEPFFTTKEIGQGTGLGLSVSYFIITNNHKGQMEVHSSPGQGTCFTLRLPLGQPSSAAPNDTEA
- a CDS encoding putative 2-dehydropantoate 2-reductase; protein product: MSSTWHILGAGSLGSLWACRLARAGKAVRLILRDAQRLQAYQQAGGLTLLEQDRASLYAIPAETAESGGPIHRLLVACKAYDAAPAIAALAPRLVAGADLVLLQNGLGSQDEVAERAPLARCVFASSTEGAFREDDWRVRFAGHGFNWLGDPTNPTPPPWFTDLGEAGIPAQWTPDILSRLWRKLALNCAINPLTVLHDCQNGGLLGHLDEVEALSTELAALLRHCGQPLAARDLDEEVQRVILATAANYSSMYQDVRAGRRTEVHYLLGHVCRAAARHGMRVPQLEHLHQRLVDNLRARGLPSA
- a CDS encoding YajQ family cyclic di-GMP-binding protein, with product MPSFDVVSELDKHEVQNAVDNAIKDLDRRYDLKGKGSFEFKDKEQTVVLTAEEEFQLEAMLEILRLALVKRKIDVKCLETKDPYASGKEKKQEAKFREGIDKDLAKKIVATIKDGKLKVQAAIQGEQVRVTGKKRDDLQEAIALLRTKEFDMPLQFNNFRD
- a CDS encoding mechanosensitive ion channel family protein; protein product: MDLNAEVDHLVRQTQTWVPLLMEYGSRLLLALLTLAVGWWIINKVSARLGKLVGLRNADLALQGFISTLSNIVLKILLFVSVASMIGIETTSFVAAIGAAGLAIGLALQGSLANFAGGVLILMFRPFRIGDWIEAQGVAGTVDSIQIFHTVLRTGDNKTVIMPNGSLSNGIITNTNRQPTRKVVFDVGVDYEADLQKARNVLLELAQDPRVLAEPAPQAVVSTLGDSSITVSLRLWTKTSDYWDVMFMLNEQARDRLKAEGIDIPFPQRVIRVVQETAAQ
- a CDS encoding MFS transporter; the encoded protein is MKPLLYITPLRALLFGLTLALFELLTYLASDAVMPAMPVVVEHLNASPEYIPHALNLYLLGGVVLQWLIGPLADRYGRRPLLLAGCASFGFACLATYWVDDIGLFNLLRLLQGIGLGFVVTVSYPALNESFSEADAVRMMALLANIALLSPLLGPLVGTLMLQWLDWRWLFVAFAMGAVVCWLLLYRLMPETLGVERRDGSRLAFTPIHLLPLLAGYGQLLGNRKFVAGSAALGLVGLPLIGWIGLSPVLLIHDEGLSTMAYALWQLPVFGGLILGNLIINRIADQYPLASLVRGALAPYLAGLCVMVLATWLWPTVTSVVAGMSLYALGLGVANAVLYRMTLFASEQSKGLVSAMLGMITIALLGLGGALLAMIGAGASLLHFALAAGLAGALALWPLWFVVGGRPGEGAVAQ